Proteins from one Phaenicophaeus curvirostris isolate KB17595 chromosome 18, BPBGC_Pcur_1.0, whole genome shotgun sequence genomic window:
- the LOC138728621 gene encoding thrombin inhibitor hemalin-like: MFCDWTRSTASCYRWLHSSAVPTSPFPRACGGLWGTSAEGFTPRPPTGAGEMPATRLHPAQRREPCAAPFPACQVLCPAAKPGYCYHIPEVEDLLDKDCGDCHGDASCSRCTSDSGCPGATKCCPSKCGYTCQEPVLDFCYLPSVCGNCKALFRRFFFNASSQQCEEFIYGGCGGNRNNFETKGECFHACSHIVAGAR; this comes from the exons ATGTTCTGTGACTGGACACGGTCCACAGCCTCGTGCTACCGCTGGCTCCACAGCTCTGCCGTGCccaccagccccttccccagggcttgcggggggctgtggggcaccAGTGCTGAGG GTTTCACCCCACGCCCACCCACGGGTGCTGGCGAGATGCCGGCGACCCGCCTGCACCCAGCCCAGCGCCGCGAGCCCTGCGCTGCG CCCTTCCCAGCATGCCAGGTGCTGTGTCCTGCAGCGAAGCCCGGGTACTGCTACCATATCCCGGAGGTGGAGGACCTGCTGGACAAGGACTGCGGTGACTGCCACGGGGACGCCTCCTGCTCCCGCTGCACCAGCGACTCTGGCTGCCCCGGTGCCACCAAGTGCTGCCCCAGCAAGTGCGGCTACACATGCCAGGAACCGGTGCTGG ATTTCTGCTATCTGCCCTCCGTCTGCGGGAACTGCAAGGCTCTCTTCCGCCGCTTCTTCTTCAACGCCTCCAGCCAGCAGTGCGAGGAGTTCATCTATGGTGGCTGCGGTGGCAACAGGAACAACTTTGAGACCAAGGGCGAGTGCTTCCATGCCTGCTCCCACATTG TTGCAGGTGCCCGATAG